The nucleotide sequence TACAGGGCGCCGCCATCATCGTCGATACGCCGAGCGGCGAGGTGCTGGCGGTGGTCGGTGATCGGGAACCGAAAAGAATCGGTTTCAACCGGGCACTCGACGCCAGCCGGTTGGCCGGCTCCCTGCTCAAGCCGATGATTTATTTGACCGCTTTGGAGCAACCTGACCGCTATACCCTCACCACGCTAATCAACGACAGCCCGCTGGCGCACAACGTCGGCGGCCATCGCTGGCGGCCGGCCAATTACGACCGGCGCTACCACGGCCGGGTGACGGTGCGGGATGCGCTGGCGCGCTCCTACAACATTCCGGCGGTGCGGGTCGGGCTGGATGTCGATGTCATCAACGTGGTCAAGATGCTCCAGCGGCTGGGCCTGGATCGGGAATTGAAACCCTATCCCTCGCTGTTGTTGGGCGGAGTCGATTTGTCGCTGTTCGAGATGACGCAGATTTATGAAGGAATCGCCAGCGGAGGATTTCGCATTCCCCTGCGCGCCATTCGCGAAGTGACCAACGCGGAAGGCAAACCGTTGCAGCACTACGCGCTGACCGTGGAGAAGGCGGTCGATTCCGGGCCGGTTTATCTGGTCACCAACGCCATGCAGCAAGTGGTGAAGGCCGGCACCGCCAGCGCCATGAAAAGCAAGCTGTCGCCCGATTTGCAGATCGCGGGCAAGACCGGCACCACCGACGATTATCGCGATAGCTGGTTCGCCGGATTCAGCGGTGATCGCTTGGCCGTGGTCTGGCTCGGCCGTGACGATAACAAGCCCACCGGCCTCAGCGGCGCGAGCGGTGCGCTGCGAATTTGGATGGATTTGATGTCTGGCTTGAAACTGGAGCCGCTGGATACTCCACCCCCCGACGGTGTCGAAGAGGTTTGGGTGGACCCGCGCAAGGGTTTGCGCCTCAGCCAAGGGTGTCGGATCGGCCAACGGATTCCGTTTCTAGCCGGTTCCGAGCCCCAGGGTTTCGGTTCCTGCGGCAGTCCGCCTCCGGTGCGCCGCGTGGTGCGTTCCAGTCCAAGTGGCCCCAAGAAGCAACCGGCTGCTGGCGATGGCGATGGCGGGGGAGGGATCAGCGATTTCTTCCAGCGCCTGATGGAATGAGGGTTGGCCGCCGGGGCGCGGACGGTCGCGGCGGTTGTCAGCCGCGCCGCGTGGGTTGAGCTGGCGGGCTCAGCGGTGAAAAGTCAAAGTCAATCGATGGCCCTTTTCGTGGGGGTTCTCGGGTAATCGTTCGCGTTGGCCCAGTACAAGGGGACAGCAATGAAAGTAGTTTTGAAGCCGCATCTGGGTGGTTTAGTGCTGGCATTGAGCCTGACGGCGTGCTCGACCTCTTCGCCCTATTTATGGCAAAAGCCCACCAGGCCGGTCGCCAGGGCGCCGGTGGTGGACCGCACCGCGCGCCAGCCGGCCTATCCCGCGCCATCGTCGCCGGGGTCGCAATCGACTGTGGGGCGGTTGCCGCAGGACGATCCGCTACTGCCGAGAGAATACCCTTCCGGCTCGGCTCCGGTAGACGCCTACGAACTCAGTTCGGTACCGCCGGCTGTCGGACCGAACGCTTCGAACGGTTACGCCAATGTACCGCCGACAGCGGCTTACTCATCCAGGGCGGGAGCGGGGGGCGGGGCGTCGCCCTCGCCGGTTTATCCACCGGGCGCGGCCACCCCGCATCCGTCGATGTCACGAACGGCGCCGGGCGCTCTGCCCGAGCCGCAACCGGCGGTGGTGCCGCCGACCTCGCGCGTGAAACCCCCTGTTCCACCGCCGTCGCCGCCCCCGTCGGCGGCCGCGGCCGGTACGCCCGCGCCCGCCAATCCCACGGTTGCAATGGCGCCGCCGCCCGATCCGGATTTGGACCCCAATCCGCCGGCGGTCGCGCCGCCGCCCCGACCGACCCAACCAGCGGCGGCGCCCAAACAAGCGGATTTGCCGCCGGCGGAAATTTCCCGCGACGGCAATCAGGCGGTGGTCGCGCTGTTGGAAAGCGCCGACAAGCACGTCAAGAGCAATCAGTTGGACAAGGCCGGCGCCGCCTTGGAGCGCGCGCTGCGCATCGAGCCGCGCAACGCGGGGATCTGGCACGATCTGGCTCAGATCCGGCTGCACCAGGGCCAGTACCAGCAAGCGGAATCGCTGGCGAGTAAATCCATCAATCTGGCCGGTGGCAATCGAGCGCTGCAATCTCGCAACTGGAAGTTGATCGGCTCCGCGCGCAAGGCGACCGGTAATGCGGCCGGCGCTGAAGAAGCCGAGGCGCACGCCTCGCAACTGTCCCACTAGAGAAGCCGCTAGCGAATGCTGCTTTGAACGCGGCCGAACTGTTGGGGCCAGAGGGGCCGTTAGCCGGGCTGGTTCCGGGGTTCGCGCCGCGTCGTTCGCAGCAGCAAATGGCCCAGGCGGTCGCCGCGGTCTTGCAAGACGGCGGCACCTTGGTCGTCGAAGCCGGCACCGGCACCGGCAAGACCTACGCTTATTTGGTGCCCGCGCTGTTGGCCGGATTGCGGGTTATCATTTCGACCGGCACCCGTCACTTGCAGGACCAGCTTTTCCAGCGGGATTTGCCGGTGGTGCGCCAAGCACTGGAAATACCGGTGCGGGTCGCGCTGCTGAAAGGGCGCGGTAACTATCTCTGTCACTATCGCTGGCAAGCCACCGAGGACAGCGGGCGCTTGGGCTCGCGCGAGCAGGTCGCCGAGCTGAGCCGCATTAGCGCCTGGGCGCGGCGCACCCGTCACGGCGATATCGCCGAGGTCAGCGAGGTCCCGGAAGCCTCGATGATCTGGCCGCGCGTCACCTCCACCGTCGACAACTGCCTGGGCCAGCAATGTCCGTACCTGAACGATTGTTTCCTCGCCAAAGCCCGCCGCGAGGCGCTGGCGGCGGATGTGCTGATCATCAACCATCACCTGTTTTGCGCCGACATGGCGATGAAGGAAACCGGTTTCGCCGAACTGCTGCCCGGTGCGGAGGCCATCATTCTCGATGAAGCGCACCAGCTGCCGGAGGTGGCCAGCCAGTTTTTCGGCAAATCGCTGAGCAGCCGACAATTGCTGGAACTGGCGCGGGATACGGTGGTGGAACAATCGCGGGAAGCCAGGGATTTCGCCGCCTTGCGCCAGCGCGCCAACCGGTTGGACCCGGCGGTGGCGGCGCTGCGTGAAGCCTTGGGTGCGGCGGAGCGGCGCGCGCCGTGGCGCGAGGTCGCCGGGCAACCCGCCGTGCGGGAAAGCCTCGACGCGCTGGGTGAAGCGCTCGCTGGGTTGCGCCAGGCGTTACAAGAAGCGGCCCAGCGCGGCAAGGGCTTGGAAAGCTGCTGCCGGCGCGGCGAGGATTTGGCCCAACGGCTGGCCTTGCTGACCGGCGCCGAGAACGCTCAAGAGAGCGTGCGCTGGTTCGAGACGCGCGGCTCCGGCTTTACCCTGAGTTTGACTCCGCTCGATATCGCCCCGGCGTTTCGGGGCCGGATGGAAGACAAGCCCGGCACTTGGATTTTTACCTCGGCGACGCTGGCGGTGGGCCAGACCTTCGAGCACTTCGCGGCGCGTCTGGGGCTGCCGGACTGTGATCGGCTGCGCCTGGACAGCCCTTTCGATTTCGCCCGCAACACGTTGCTGTATCAACCGCCGGGACTGCCCGATCCCGCTTCGCCAGATTATACGGTGGCGCTGGTGGAGGCGAGCTTGCCGGTGTTGGCGGCCAGCCGGGGGCGAGCCTTCCTGCTGTTCACCAGCTACCGGGCCTTGCGCGAGGCCAAGAGCCTGCTGGAAGGGCGGCTGGATTATCCGCTGCTGGTGCAGGGCGAGCGGCCGAAAGGGGCGCTATTGCGCCAGTTTCGGGAGTTGGGCAATGCGGTGTTGCTGGGGACGGCCAGCTTTTGGGAAGGGGTGGACGTGCGCGGCGAGGCATTGTCGTGCGTCATCATCGACCGCTTGCCCTTTGCCGCGCCCGGCGATCCGGTGTTGCAGGCGCGCATCGAATCCTTGCGCCAGCACGGCCAGGATCCCTTTCGGCAGTATCAACTCCCGCAGGCGGTGATCGCGCTCAAGCAGGGGGCAGGCCGGTTGATCCGCGATGTCAGCGACCGTGGCGTGTTGGTGCTGGGCGATCCGCGCGTGTCCACCAAGTCCTATGGGCGGGTTTTTCTGGACAGCCTGCCGCCGATGCCGCGCACGCGAGACTTGCGACAAGTTCAGCGGTTTTTTGGGGCATGACGGGGCGGCTGGCGCTTGGGCGGCTGGTGCGCCGGTCTCTCGCTAGTAATGCTTGATCTCGACCCGGCTTTGCCCGCCGGATTGCCGCCGCACCTGAACTTGAATGCCGATCCGCTCGGTCATTTCCTGGACGTGGGAGATGACGCCGACCTTGCGGCCTTGGGCTTGTAGGTTATCCAGCGCATCCATCGCCACCCGTAGAGTGTCGGCGTCGAGGCTGCCGAAACCCTCGTCGATGAACAGCGATTCCACCCGGACCCGGTTGGAGGACAGCGAGGCCAGGCCGAGCGCCAACGCCAGCGACACCAGGAAGGATTCGCCGCCGGACAGGGAGTGCACCGAGCGGTATTCGTCGCCCATGTCCTGATCGACCACCATCATGGCCAAGCTGTCCTTGACCCGTTCCAGCCGGTAGCGGCGGGTGAGATGGCCCAGGTGGCGGTTGGCGTAGCCGAGCAGGATGTCG is from Candidatus Competibacteraceae bacterium and encodes:
- a CDS encoding tetratricopeptide repeat protein, translating into MKVVLKPHLGGLVLALSLTACSTSSPYLWQKPTRPVARAPVVDRTARQPAYPAPSSPGSQSTVGRLPQDDPLLPREYPSGSAPVDAYELSSVPPAVGPNASNGYANVPPTAAYSSRAGAGGGASPSPVYPPGAATPHPSMSRTAPGALPEPQPAVVPPTSRVKPPVPPPSPPPSAAAAGTPAPANPTVAMAPPPDPDLDPNPPAVAPPPRPTQPAAAPKQADLPPAEISRDGNQAVVALLESADKHVKSNQLDKAGAALERALRIEPRNAGIWHDLAQIRLHQGQYQQAESLASKSINLAGGNRALQSRNWKLIGSARKATGNAAGAEEAEAHASQLSH
- a CDS encoding ATP-dependent DNA helicase; this encodes MAQAVAAVLQDGGTLVVEAGTGTGKTYAYLVPALLAGLRVIISTGTRHLQDQLFQRDLPVVRQALEIPVRVALLKGRGNYLCHYRWQATEDSGRLGSREQVAELSRISAWARRTRHGDIAEVSEVPEASMIWPRVTSTVDNCLGQQCPYLNDCFLAKARREALAADVLIINHHLFCADMAMKETGFAELLPGAEAIILDEAHQLPEVASQFFGKSLSSRQLLELARDTVVEQSREARDFAALRQRANRLDPAVAALREALGAAERRAPWREVAGQPAVRESLDALGEALAGLRQALQEAAQRGKGLESCCRRGEDLAQRLALLTGAENAQESVRWFETRGSGFTLSLTPLDIAPAFRGRMEDKPGTWIFTSATLAVGQTFEHFAARLGLPDCDRLRLDSPFDFARNTLLYQPPGLPDPASPDYTVALVEASLPVLAASRGRAFLLFTSYRALREAKSLLEGRLDYPLLVQGERPKGALLRQFRELGNAVLLGTASFWEGVDVRGEALSCVIIDRLPFAAPGDPVLQARIESLRQHGQDPFRQYQLPQAVIALKQGAGRLIRDVSDRGVLVLGDPRVSTKSYGRVFLDSLPPMPRTRDLRQVQRFFGA